tcctatcgacgagtgtcaagtgtgtgtaaaatcaacaaatgtgcaaaaagaaatacgcagcggataacgaaagttatgactaagtaccagaatttttcttgtttaatacaaaactgttcaaaacatacataaataaatattacaaaacacaaatataattttaaaccaaatacaaaacataaacttcagtaccccggcgaagccgcatcctcgggcttagcctcctcctcctcatcctcgatttctgcaccaaaatctacggtaccgaAAATGGTGCtgcaagtaagtaaaatccaaacaccaccagataaaaatatatagaactcaaacaatatgcatgaaaaaatgCCAATGTACAAaatccataaaatcatatttttccacacacgccaaaaatccactttggcccaaaaacataacctttccaaatatcccgccaaaagtcacatttggcccatatccaactaaaaccattaaccaattaatccgtatgcaccatgacctcccctaggggtcatccgcacaccttggctctagtgccacaccgcaggtaatgaccacgcatgtgacacctaaacgagcgatgcccagttccgcgccccgcgcgtttgtagccaagcatcctctagccctcgccagtgaagggccatgGAGTTGGTGCATAGAGCGATAcccggttctgcgcccggcgcgttcgtagccaagcatcctctaggcCCCACTCCCGTCGTTGCCCAGCGataacccaggggacatcactcagtttattacgcttccgagtgatcagaggagctccaccgggataataccccatcccgacttggggtcgtgatacacacgcacccgaaaatccacttacgccaataaaacaggattttctcaaattaaataaaacgcacgtgcatgcaccatgtaaatgcgatatcaatacacaaaacgatcaaccaaccataaatcaataaatcaagcaactccgtcctctatccatccgacccccgaactcctcgaactcagtccggaatcagccaactaacaacaaataatttattgaatgagaaaaatatatttaaatctaaaagtagggtttataaaatacttacagtgctatatggtatttttagaaagctcgcggcgttgcaaacggcggaaggaaagcaacgtaacagtgaaatttcattgtagccatgggttgtaaaatacccacttttgaacggggacaaaccaaagctcaagattgatagggaatggtctaaggatatttatgaagctagtggaagtgaagtttggccatgggtggcggcgaaaacggcggaggaagggcttaaacgcccaaaatggaaactagctcgtgggagctgttctggtgaCTGGTAgaggtcggaaatgggtgggttaggatggcaaggagttggtgatgaagtggtgaagaggtggtggccggaggtggagcgacggctgcAGATCAGagcaaaaatcgtgtggcttgatAGGCTTTTTtctggctaaacggcggctccgttggtggtgaaaatttgtggggtggtttaCCGGGGGGAGGGGAAggaaatggtgggggtggtgtgccgcacggtggccggcggtaGCGGTTCTGGccggagagagaaaaatgaaccgaaatgggtagagagagagtcgcgcgggagagagaactggggagggaaaaaggaagaaaaaaagaaaaagaaaaaaaaaaggaaaaaagaaagaaaagagaaaaaagagaaaaaggaaaaagaaaaaagaaaaaatggagggaagaaatgaggtccaatcctcactccggaaaacaaaacagatccgccgaaaacgagattaaaaaatcgaaaaacgactaaataaattaaacaccgcatcaaataaattaaaaaccaattaaaatacattaatttaaaataaataaatcaatatattaattaaattaaaaaaacccttcagtgaaaatatacgtaaaagcaggtcatcacaggCAACGCCAGCATGAATCTAAGGATATTTGACTTGATGGATAATTGAGTAAATATTAAGTGTTGGGGGGATTTTTCCCTAGGGCCCCAAGCCCATGAAGACAACCCAGACCAGACATTAGGGGGGTCCCCCACATCCCAAAGGGCCTGAGAAGCTGAACCCAATATTGGTACCTCCGCTCTCAAGGAGATGAGTCTTGAATCCACTTCCATGGGCTTATTTTGAAATCAATAACTTAAGTGACACATCAAGTACAACGTGCATGTCACCAAATGTGATAAAGCTAACAAAGCTTGGTCTTATGCCATATCAacaattgcattttttttttttatacatttagggAGGAGGTTTTGAACTCCAGATCTCCTTTTGGAGGCTGGAAGTTATGTCAATCAAGCCACAGGCTTGGCAAATCAACAATTGCACTAAAATGGCCACTCTATAGCAAAAGAGTGAGATCAATTGAGTTCGATGATGAACCAAGAGATGGCACATATATCCACACATCTAAGAAACAAATTGGAATTTTGAATAGCTAGTATATAGTTCACAAAAATTCCTAAAAGAAATATGATGACAGCTAGTTAACTTtgctaaacaaaacaaatctaaGAAACACATAGTTGCAAGTTACAATTCACTTCAGTTCTAGTCCTTGTAATCTAAGGCTTCCTCTTGAGCAGAAGCCATCAACTCATCAAATTTCTTCGACTTCCCTAGCAATATTTCAATCTAGCAAATAATACAACACAAAATCAGCCAGGAAATAAAATCAGAGTTGCAATCCTTTGATAAGTTACAGGCTTAAAATTACATGAATGAataaagagtaatttgattaagACATGCTAAAGTTTAAACCCAAACCTTTGCCATCTAGACACAAATAGTTGCTGGTTTGATGGGACAGTCAACACTACAGCAGATGCAGCTATAGATAAGAATCAACAAGTCATGAACACCCTTTTTGAAATCATACATGCTAGTACTTGGAATGTGTCTGAATCATCATCTACCAGAGGACAGTCAATAGTCAACAGACCGAAGGGCCTGAAAGCCTAAAGTTCTCAAACATAAGCATCTAATTCATGGAAATTACTAGCTCTTTTAAGGGGTTTAATTTGGACACACCCACTTCTATAAAAGCAGATCAAACACCATGTAGACCTAAGTGGTTACACTGGCTGAGTGGGAATTCATTAAAAGTATAGTCATCTTATATTTGAAACAAAGTGGCACATCCTCAAGCACCTCCTAAAAGAAGAACGATATTCACATAACACTTCAGTCAGAAAGGATTGCCCATgtgtcatcaataaataaaatcatatgtGATAACAATAAGGAAATGGATGATCACGAAATCAGCTTAGCAATATTGATGGtccaataaaatatcaaaaccgAAATGTAAATGTTATCAACATAACCAGATGGTGCCTGGTTATATATTCTCTTTAGATTTCCAACATATATTATGTTCACACTTTACCTTTGCCTTTTGAATGGGTTGCCCTCCTGCATCCTCTCTCATATCAACAGTGTAAGTCATGATCCCTATATGCATTGCTTTTCACCAAAGCTAAGTTTTCAGTGAAAGATTCAGAGAAAAATGGAATTTGGAAAAGGATAAAGAATCTAACTCTTCTCAATAGCCAGTTCATTGTTCTTCAAAATCTCAACAATAGTAACCACCATGGCAATAGCTAGAGATACACTATAAAAGTCCATCCTTTAAGAAATACAAGAAAACCTCTTGACAATATAAATTATATCAGTCCAAAAAATGTATCGTTCCCCACTTATTTGAATATACCATACATGTATTGTGCACAATCATTCCTTCTACAAGGATGATGGCAATCCATCTTGCAAGTGAACATCTCAAAGACAATATATAGTAATACAAGaatttatcatatgttcacagtTCAACAAACAtagtaaatataaaaatcaaattcCTAAAGCAAACTTAGCAACCCATCACCAAACGTTTGTGATCGGCAAGAGAAtggttgaattgaaaaatattaaatgcattTCCAGCATCCAAAAGATatcaataacaaaaaaaatatatgtataagaAATGACATTCATATTGAGATACTAGAACTACATGGCGTTAAGGGGATAATTTAGGCCTGTATATCTAGATTGTATATAGCAGATAATTAGGCTGTAGATAATGTGGGAAATACTTAACGTGTACAGAAAATCTAGGTTGTAGATAATGTGGGAAATACTTAACATGTACAGAAAATCTGGCAGCAATTAGGTGCTGAAATATCTAGCAACAAATATGTAACTTtctataaataatgaaaaaaaccCGATGGAAAAAGGATTCAGACGTATTGACATGGTATTAGAGCTCCTACTCtgactatcatttctctattgtCTTTATCCAGATTTGTGAGGTGCAACgataggaaatttttttttctctattcctACACGTTTGTCTGGTTTTTCTTTATTCCTGCACATTTGTTTATGGTATTTTTCAACTTCTAGGCTCATCACTTTGGTGGTTGTCGGCATTCTTAGGAGTTTCGAGTGCTATTTCTGTGCCAGTTGTGGTGGTTGACAGCGTCTGTGGGTGGCTATGAGGTTGCTAGCAGGTTCTGTGGGTGGCTAAGTGGTGGTCAGCAATTTCTGTGATGGTTGGTAGCTTGGACTCCTCCTGGTGTGGCCGATGAAGGTGACTGTATTTACGGCATTATATAGTTTCCTAATCTTTGTTTGTTATGGTATTTTCATTGGGCCATTTTGACTTGGGCTTGGGCCAACTTCCTGATGTGAACTTGGTTTGGGTGTCGTGTTTTGCTTGGGCTTCTCTTTTGAGAATTATTTTGCTACTTATTGCCACGCATTGCTTATTACCATTGCTGTTTGAAATTTTCTGGTTGGATTTCTAGctattttaagtaactttcatCATATCTATTGAGAATACTATTATTCGATTTATTGGAAAGAATTTTCCTACGTGAAAATTTCAAtgtaaaatgtttttgaaatggaaagaataaTCAACTCATATTGATGGTTCTGGTCAAGTTCCCACTGATGAAAAAGAACTTGCACAATGGGAGGTCAAGGATGCTAAAGTAGTCTCTTGGCTATTAGGGACGATTGAGCCTCATCTTGTGACCAATTTTCGCTATTTTATTACGGCTCAAGTTATGTGAGACTATCTCCATCGCATTTATCACCAGAATCATAGTGCTCGAAAATTTCAATTGGAGATGGAAATTAGCAATTATACTCAAGGTTATTTGACTATTGAACAATTTTATTatggttttattaatttttggagCGAGTATTCTGCTATTGTTCATGCTAAGGTTCCCCATGTGACTCTCGCGGCTCTTCAAGTAGTTCATATTGAGAGTTAACACGTTCAATTTTTGATGAAGCTTCATCTTGAATTTGAGCCTGTTCGAACTGGCTTATTAATCCGTAGTCCGGTTCCTTCTTTAGATATTGTTTTGGGAGATTTATTACGTGAAAAACAATGATTATCCACTCAGATGGGTATGACTTCTGAGAAAGTCTTTTTTGAAGCTGTGAATGTAGCCTATGCAGCATAAGGGAGATGGAGGAACAAGTTTTCCAATTGCAAGTAATTTGGTCATATTGCCCGCAATTGCTCTAAGAAAGTTTGTAACTACTGCAAAAAAGAGAGTCATATCATCAAAGACTGTCGAGTGCGGCCTTAGAATTGCCAATCCCAAACTTTTTGGGTTGCTGTTtagtcctcttcttcttctgcacCACCTAATGTAAGCTTTAATTCATCTATTCTCACACCAACAATGGTCCAACAGATGATTGTGCCTGCTTTTATAGCCTTAGGCCTACAAGGTATGGATATTAACTCAAATTTTTGGATTGTTGATTCGGGCGCTTCTAATCATATGACTAGTAATACGACGAGTCTCCACGGGATTTGT
This is a stretch of genomic DNA from Carya illinoinensis cultivar Pawnee chromosome 3, C.illinoinensisPawnee_v1, whole genome shotgun sequence. It encodes these proteins:
- the LOC122305839 gene encoding uncharacterized protein At2g34160-like encodes the protein MEGISTEVVNNIKITDPSSIKRNRIQVSNTKKSLFFYVNLAKRCMQQHNEVELFALGMAIAMVVTIVEILKNNELAIEKRIMTYTVDMREDAGGQPIQKAKIEILLGKSKKFDELMASAQEEALDYKD